The following proteins are encoded in a genomic region of Coffea eugenioides isolate CCC68of chromosome 6, Ceug_1.0, whole genome shotgun sequence:
- the LOC113775902 gene encoding NADH--cytochrome b5 reductase 1, which produces MVFLESTEAQILGVAIAAVAVGAAAFYLYSSKKAKVCLDPEKWKEFKLVKRTQLSHNVAKFRFALPTPTSVLGLPIGQHISCRGKDGQGEEVIKPYTPTTLDSDVGYFELVIKMYPQGRMSHHFRELRVGDYLAVKGPKGRFRYQPGQVRAFGMLAGGSGITPMFQVARAILENPNDKTNVHLIYANVTYEDILLKEELESLTANYAGRFKVYYVLNQPPEVWNGGVGFVSKEMIQEHCPAPACDIKVLRCGPPPMNKAMAAHLEALGYTPEMQFQF; this is translated from the exons ATGGTTTTCTTGGAATCAACGGAAGCCCAGATCCTTGGCGTTGCTATAGCTGCTGTTGCTGTTGGTGCTGCTGCTTTTTACTTGTATTCTTCCAAGAAAGCTAAAG TGTGCTTAGATCCTGagaaatggaaggaattcaagctTGTGAAGCGCACACAGCTGAGCCATAATGTGGCAAAGTTCAGATTTGCACTTCCCACGCCCACCTCCGTGTTGGGACTTCCCATTGGACAGCATATAAGTTGCAG GGGTAAGGATGGTCAAGGGGAAGAGGTCATAAAACCATATACTCCAACCACATTGGACTCTGATGTTGGATACTTTGAATTAGTTATAAAG ATGTATCCTCAAGGAAGGATGTCTCACCATTTCCGTGAACTGCGTGTTGGAGATTATTTGGCTGTTAAAGGACCCAAG GGTCGTTTTAGATATCAACCAGGACAAGTTAGAGCATTTGGAATGCTTGCTGGAGGCTCTGGCATCACCCCAATGTTTCAG GTTGCCAGAGCTATTTTAGAAAACCCAAATGACAAAACAAATGTACATCTCATCTATGCTAATGTTACCTATGAGGACATTCTTTTGAAG GAAGAGTTGGAGTCTTTGACTGCTAATTATGCTGGCCGTTTCAAAGTTTACTATGTCCTCAATCAG CCTCCAGAAGTATGGAATGGTGGTGTTGGCTTCGTCTCAAAGGAAATGATTCAAGAGCATTGCCCTGCACCTGCATGTGACATTAAG GTATTGAGATGTGGACCTCCACCAATGAACAAGGCTATGGCAGCTCATCTTGAAGCTCTTGGTTACACCCCAGAGAtgcaattccaattttaa